The genomic stretch CAGATTTTGCCCCGTTCCGCGTTAAAATGCTCGGCAATACAGCAAGTATTGCCTTGCGCTTTTGCCTTGAACGGAAACAAAATCGGTCCGTTCAAAACTGCTCCGCACCTGAAAGCGTGGCAAATCCGAGGGATTTGCGGCGCGGAGGACGACGGCGGGCTGGCGCCCGGCGAGGACAACAAGCCGGAAAGTTCCGGATTTGACCGCTTCTCAGGCGTATTGTCCTTATCGTCGATCAGTCAAGTACAACAAACCAAGCGGCGCACGAATGTGCGCCGCTTTCTCATGCCCTCGCGGGCGTGTCTTATAAAGGTGAGCAAGTCTGTAAGCCGGGTTCTGTCCTTTAAGACTGCCATCTATCTGGGACGCGCGTCGCCGCGCGCCTCGCGCCACCCTTCAAGGCACGGCGAGCAGCCGTATGGCCTTATTCGGTGTTGCATCGGATAGGGTTTACAGCGCCCCCGCGTTACCGAGGGGGCGGGTGAGCTCTTACCTCGCCTTTCCACCCTTACCGGCAAAAGCCGGCGGTATATCTCTGTTGCACTTTCCCTGGAGTCGCCTCCGGCGGGCGTTACCCGCTATCCCGCTCTGCGATGCCCGGACTTTCCTCATATACCGGGCGAGCGGCAGGGATCCGAATCCGCCTCAAACGGCGATATTTCGCCGCTTTTCAGCTTGTCGTCCTCGGCGGGCGCCGGCCCGCCGTCGTCCTCTGCACCAAAAATCGGCTGAAATCTCATCCGTTTGAGGTCCGGAGGAGTTTTGCCGTAGCTGATTTGCGTCAGACTGCGGCAAAAGCGCAAGGCAATACTGCTGTATTGCCGAGCATTTTAACAATAGTCTGGCGGAAAACAGCACGGCAAAACCGTGTTTCGGATTCCTGCCGCTCGCCCAGCGCATACGCGGCAGCCCGACTTGCTCGGGAGTATGATACCACGTTTTTGCCGAAAAGTAAAGATGTTTTTACTCTTCTTGACATTTGCGGAGAATTATAGTAAAATATAAAAGACTATAAGGCGGCATATCGTTTTCGCGCCTGCGCATAATAATCCCGAATAATATAAAGGCGGTATTGTTATGACGGAAGACAACGAAAACGAAAGACCGCGCGATCCGTCCGGCGAGGACGGAGCCGTGACCGTGAAGGCGGGGACGCACTCGATCTGCTGCTTGACGGTGATCGGGCAGATAGAAGGGCATTACGCCCTTCCGCCTACGGAGAAAGCGACGCGCTACGAGCATATGATCCCGCGGCTCGTCGCGGCGGAGCAGTCGCCGGAGGTCGAGGGCGTGCTGCTTCTGCTGAACACGGTAGGCGGCGATATCGAGGCGGGGCTCGCGATAGCGGAGCTCGTCGCGAGCATGAAGACGCCCTCCGTTTCGCTCGTGCTCGGCGGCAGCCATTCGATTGGCGTGCCGCTCGCGGTCTGTGCGCGCAGGTCATTCATCGTGCCTACGGCGACGATGACGGTGCATCCCGTGCGGCTTACCGGACTTGTGCTCGGCGTGCCGCAGACATTCGATTATTTCCAGAAGATGCAGGAGCGCGTTGTGCGCTTCGTCGCCGGCAACAGCCGGGTTTCGCCGGAGCGTATGCGCGAGCTGATGCTGAACACCGGCGAGCTCGCCACGGATATGGGCAGCGTGCTCGACGGCGAAGCCGCCGTCCGCGAGGGCTTCATCGACGCGGTGGGCGGTCTCGCCGACGCGGTGGAGGCGCTTTACCGGCTGATAGAGGAATAATCCGCGGCGGTCATATCATAGATATTACGGCGGCGGTCCGCCGCAGTACATATTCGGAGCAATCAAGATGACGGTTTTTCAGGCGTTCTTTCAAGGAGTGATACAGGGGCTGACGGAGTTCCTTCCCGTCAGCAGCTCGTGGCATCTCTCGGTCGCCGCGCACTTTTTCGGCATCGAGGGGGCGGGAACAGCGTTTTCCGTTTTCCTGCATCTCGGCACGCTGGCGGCGGTCGTCTTCGCGTTTTTTCCGAGGGTCAAGGAGCTGTTCTTCGAGTTCTTCCGCATGATTGCGGATATTTTCCGCGGCAGGTTCAGCTTTAAGAACTGCGGTCAAACGCGAAGGATGCTGCTGATGATGATCCTTTCGCTCGCGCCGCTGCTCTGCGTCTATCCGATAAAGGATACGATCTCCGCGCTCGGCGAGGACGAGGACGTCGTCGTCGAAGGGATATGCTTCATCTACACCGCGATCCTGCTGCTTCTGGCAAGCTACACCGCGAAGCGCACCGCGGAGCCGCTCGCCGAAGTTACGCCGGGGCGCGCGGTCTACATAGGATTCATGCAGGCGATAGCGCTGCTTCCGGGCGTTTCGCGCAGCGGCTCGACCGTCGGCGCGGGGCTGATCTCCGGAGTCGACCGCGGTTATATGGTCGACTATTCCTTCATTTTGAGCATACCGGTCATATTCGCCGCCGGCGTAAGCGAAACGAAGGACGCCTTCGCGGAAGGCCTCGGCGTGGGAGTTTTCCCGCTCATCGTCGGAGTCGTAACCGCCGCGGCCGTCGGCTTTTTCGCGATAAAGGCGCTCTCGTGGATGGTGAAGAACGATAAGCTCTGGATATTCTCGATATACCTCTTCCTGCTCGGCGGCTTCACAGTCGTCGCGGGAATGAGCGGACTCTGATTATAAAGAACAGGATGTGTGAAAATGGCGCAGAGAGGAAGGCCGAAGGGCTCGAAAAATAAAAACACCGCCGCAGCGGCGCGCTCGGCTGCCGCTGAAAAGCAGCGCAGCAAAAACGTAATATGGAGCACCGTGCTGATACTTGCCGGGCTGCTCCTGTTCGT from Clostridia bacterium encodes the following:
- a CDS encoding ATP-dependent Clp protease proteolytic subunit; this encodes MTEDNENERPRDPSGEDGAVTVKAGTHSICCLTVIGQIEGHYALPPTEKATRYEHMIPRLVAAEQSPEVEGVLLLLNTVGGDIEAGLAIAELVASMKTPSVSLVLGGSHSIGVPLAVCARRSFIVPTATMTVHPVRLTGLVLGVPQTFDYFQKMQERVVRFVAGNSRVSPERMRELMLNTGELATDMGSVLDGEAAVREGFIDAVGGLADAVEALYRLIEE
- a CDS encoding undecaprenyl-diphosphate phosphatase, giving the protein MTVFQAFFQGVIQGLTEFLPVSSSWHLSVAAHFFGIEGAGTAFSVFLHLGTLAAVVFAFFPRVKELFFEFFRMIADIFRGRFSFKNCGQTRRMLLMMILSLAPLLCVYPIKDTISALGEDEDVVVEGICFIYTAILLLLASYTAKRTAEPLAEVTPGRAVYIGFMQAIALLPGVSRSGSTVGAGLISGVDRGYMVDYSFILSIPVIFAAGVSETKDAFAEGLGVGVFPLIVGVVTAAAVGFFAIKALSWMVKNDKLWIFSIYLFLLGGFTVVAGMSGL